The genomic interval TATATCTATTTAGCCGTCAGCTTATTTTTACCGTCTCTTTTTAACCTTCCATTTATACTACTGTTTCTGGCAGTTTCCATTTTATATGGAATGGTCATATCACTAATTTCAGTACTGGCTGAAGAGATAGCATTTAAAAGCTATAGTAGTTTTAAAGATATTTTTATTCTAAGCCTGTTTTCCTTCGTAGAAAATATCGGTTATCGACAGATCCATGGTTTTTGGCAACTGAAAGGACTTATCGATTTTTTTAGAGGAAAGAAAAACTGGGGCGAAATAAGCCGTACAGGGTTCCAATAGTTCTCTATTGTATAGAGAACTATTACCCTGAAAATAACAGACTATTCTATTTGATGGATGGATATATGGTTAGCAGCCATATTATGTCTTACCCATGAAGTGGATAAGAAACAAAATAGTGAAATAAGTTCCACCGACAATTCTAGGGTATTAATTTTATATCCGTGTACCGCCGCTGAGCAGGTATAAAATGGCCATTCGCACGGCTACTCCATTGGTAACCTGGCTCAATATTATCGACCGATCACTGTCGGCCACTTGGCTCTCCATTTCCACCCCGCGATTTACCGGGCCGGGATGCATGATCACAAAATCGGGATATCTTTTGAGATGCTCCATCCTAATACCAAACATCTGGTGATATTCACGGATACTGGGGAACAGCTCGGTACCTTCTTCCTGCCGTTCTAGCTGAATGCGCAGCGCCATCGCAATATCGCACCACTCCAGTGTTTGATCCAAGTTATACGAAACATCAGCTCCAAGCTCATTCACATAGGCCGGCATCATAGTCTTTGGGCCACAGACAGTAACATTAGCTCCCAACTTTAACAAGCCAATAATATTGGAACGCACTACACGGCTGTGAGCAATATCACCAATTACAGCAATATTTTTACCTGCCAAATCGGGATGGACCTGCTGCATAGTAAACATATCGAGAAGGGCCTGTGTAGGGTGCTCGTGCTGTCCGTCGCCGGCATTTATAGTTGCCGCATCTACACAACGCGTTAGAAAATGGGGTACGCCGGGACTGCTGTGCCGAACAACCACCATATCAATCTTCATAGAGCTAATATTACGGATGGTATCTTTGAGAGATTCCCCCTTCTTAACGCTTGAAGAACCTTTCGAAAAATTTACTACATCAGCACCCATACGCTTTTGGGCCAACTCAAACGAAAGACGGGTGCGCGTACTATCCTCATAAAAAAGATTGACAATAGTCTTGTCCCGCAGGGTAGGTACCTTAGGCACGGGACGATCTAAGATTTCCCGAAAATATTGTGCCTGATCGAGCACATACTGTATATCCTCTTTCGAATAATCAGCAAGCCCCAACAGATGCTGCTGCTCAAAGTCATGATCGTTATGTTGCAATTCAATTTCTTCGGCCATCAGCTTTCCTCCTCCGGATTTTGTATCACATATACTGCATCTTCACCATCCAGCTCATTTACCTTTACGCGTACCTCTTCTTGAACGTGGGTAGGTAGGTCAGACCCCACATAATCAGCAGCTATGGGGAGTTCACGATGCCCCCGATCAACCATACAACAAAACTTAATGCTACGAGGACGGCCGTAGTCCATCAGTGCATCCATAGCCGAACGAACAGTGCGTCCGGTATAAAGCACATCATCAATTAAAATGACGTCACGACCGTACAGATCAAAAGGAATTTCGGTAACCTTTACTTGGGGCATCTTTAGATTTGTACGAAAATCGTCACGGTAAAAGGTTACATCCAGCACTCCAAAATCGGGCGCAAAATCAAACTGTTGCTCAATCAATTTTACGATGCGCTTACCCATATAGACACCACGGGTCTGCATCCCAATGAGCGCTAATTGTTCGGGCTTATCGTGCGGCTCCACGATCTGATGAGCAAATCGCAGGTAGGTGCGATCCAGATCATCGGCCGACATGATTTTAACAGTATTCAAACGAAAACTTTTGGTGTGTGTTTTTGCTGAATGAAGTTAGGAAATGCCGGATGATAACTCAAGAAGGCTTTGAAATGGAATAGAGCTTTGCCAAACCTTTGCTGTCACCCTCCGTTACACGGAAAAATACCACACGTTCTTCTTCAACGGGGAGCAGAAGGGATGGTGGTCCATTGTCAAAACAGGCAAATAGTTCTACTGGATTTAAAAAAATTTTCGACTTCTAAATACATAGACTATCCCCCCCCCTAATTAAAAATCTATCTCAGTATTTGCCCAGTTGGTTACATATTATTAAGCATTCCATTTACAAACTTTATCTCATTCTCATTGACGGTATGGCCCATTTCCTTATAAATTTTTTTAGTAACATCAGCCTCAAGCTGGCTGAATATCTGCTCTGTCCGGTCCACCCGTTCTTGCGGAATATGGGGATCCCGATCGCTGCATCCCAAAAACACTGGTGTTTGTTTCAGTGACCCGCTGTAGTTTTGAGATTTTACTTCTTCACCAATCAATCCACCGCTGAATCCAACAATTCCGCCATAGTATTGTGGATGGCGCGCCGCAAACTCAGTAGTAAGGCAGGCACCTTGCGAAAATCCTAGTAACATAATCTTGTTCGTTGGTATACCGGCATTGTTAATTTGGGTAATTTCTTCATGGATAAACTGCAAACCACTGGATATACCCGGCTGATTCATCTCTTTGGGAGCTAAAAATGACCGGGGATACCATGTGTGCCTACTGGCCTGGATAGCCCGATAATGGATATCATCACGGGTAAATTCTTCGGCAAACAACATCATGCTTTGGGCCGAAGCCCCGCGGCCATGAATGAGAATCATGCCAATATTAGCATCATCCATGGATACCCCACCGGTTACTACCGGCTGGTTTTGATGGGGACCGCTGAATGGATTGTCTGGATCAACTCGAAATAAAGACATTTAATTTATTTTGGAGCAAGGTATTGAAATTATGGCTTTTAAAGTCAATCCCCCCCCTTTTTAAGAGATTATCCCAGTATGAGTTAAAGCATCAAATTCCCCTGAAAAAGGAGGAGCGGGAGATTGAAACACTAATAATTTTCTAAACTTCTATCGTGGGCAGTGCCGCTTCAATTTCTGTTCGACGAGTCTCATGCCAGGGCGTTAGCTCCAGTTTTTGAGCCTGATCCTCAGACGGATCGGAATTAACAAAATAACCAGGACCGTGTGTAGCCATCTCAAATAGCACCCCGCCCGGCGTGCGATAATAGACAGACTTAAAAAAGTGCCGGTCAATAATTTCTGTCGGCTGCAACCCAAATCGCAATACCTCATGACGCAATTCCTTCAGATCTTCAGCATCTTCTGTCTGAAAGGCTACATGATGTACAATGCCAGCCCCACTTTGTCCTTGGCTAAATGGCACTTCCTCAATAATGACAGAGTGGCCAAGCTCACTCTCAGTTTTGTAGAGGGTGGCATTCTCTTCCGAAGCAACCTTTTTAAATCCTAAGATAGAAGTCAATACTTGTTCAGTATGATCCATCTCATGCAGCCGAAGAGTCGTACTCCAAAATCCCTGTATTTGATATTTATCCGGTACGGGAGACTTATTCCAACTTTTCAGATCAATTTTCTGGCCGTCAAATACCAAGTGCAACTGAAGCCCGTCCGGATCTTTAAATGAAAGATACTTCTTGCCAAATCGAATAAGAGGACCGCTGTATGGAATATTCTGTTCATCCAATCGCTCTTGCCAATAATCCAGCGAGCTTTCCGGTACGGCCAGAGAGACAGCTGTAGCTTCACCAGATCCGGAATCACCTTGCCGTGCCCGCGGCCAAGGGAAAAAAGTGAGACTAGATCCCGGACTTCCTTCAGAATTAGCATAAAAAAGATGGTACTTCGTTGGGTCATCTTGATTGACTGTTTTCTTTACCATACGCATCCCCAGCTTTTTGACATAGAAATCGTAATTCTCTTGGGGGTCGCCGGCAATGACTGAAATATGATGCAGTCCGCGATATTTACTCATATACTATACTAACTAATTGTTTAGTTCAGGTAAATCCGCCTCTAACTTGTGGCGGTAGGGTTCAAGATTATCGGGAAGCGTTAACGAACTTCCAAGGTCTTCCAAGTTTTCATCAACTGTAAAACCAGGAGGGTCAGTAGCCACTTCAAAAAGTATACCCCCCGGCTCATGAAAATATACTGACTTAAAATAAGTTCGATCTTTCACTTCCGTCAGATGATAACCTTTGTGGTACAATTGTTCACATATAGCTTGTTGCTCTTGTTCATCTTCAGATCGAAAAGCAATGTGATGCACTGTACCTCTCCCAGCCCGGCCATTGGGTTGAAACTGGTCAATGACTTCAATCACAGAACCTATTTCAGAACCAGAAGTATAATAATACCTATTATCTAACTGGTCGGTTAACTCAAATCCCAACTCGTATTCCAGCAATCTCCCTGTGCCCTCATAATTTTTCTCTGCCAGGCTAACCCCATGGATACCCCTAATGGCGTGCTTCTGTGGGACTACACCTTCACCCCACCCTTCTGTACCATCAACGCCGGGCGAAAACACTAGTTCAACGTAGAGTCCATCAGGATCTTGAAAACCTATTACTTCTTTGCCAAAACGTTCGAAAGGATCTTCAAAACTGACATCCTGATCCTCAAGATGTTCAATCCAAAATTGTTTGGATGTAGTGGGAACAGCGAATGCAACAGACACTACCTGCCCGCGGTCGGGCTTTCCTTTTTGCATATGCGGCCAGGTAAAAAATGTGATAATGCTTCCGGGATCTCCCGACTCATTGCCATAATATAGGTGGTAGGACGACGGGTCATCAAAATTGACTGTTTTCTTTACCAAGCGAAGTCCCATTACTTGGGTATAAAATTCATAATTCCGTTGAGGATCACCGGCTATTGCGGTAATATGATGTATTCCTTTTTCTGCCATGTCTTAAGATTTTTACTAATACAGCTAAAACCATATTAGTTCAATATCAAACTAATATGGCAATTCATTAATTCCAATTTTATCTAACGATTTGTACACTCAAAGGTAAGAAAGTTAAATGATGATTTTTGAAATGGAAGGGTTTCGATTAGATGTACTTTAATTTTGAATAGTTATAAAAATTAATTTTAAGACTTCATATCCAATGGATAAAAATATAATATCCAAAACAGCTCTTGGTGGTGCGGTAGCCGCACCACCAATTATATTACTCGCTTTCATTGCCGATGCCCCAAATTTTGAGTTGTACTTGAATATTTTTTCAGGGGCTTTTTTGATATTCATCTTTTTGCACTGGTTTTTTCGTGATGATGAATTCGATAAACTGGAAGCAATTAAAAGATCAATCAACATACTATATTTTTATTATGCTATCATAGTTTTCGTGGCTAAGGTAGAGCAGCTATATATATTAATGTTTATGACGTTAGGACTCTTTGGCCTAACTTATTTTATAAGCAACTTAGTTAGTATTTTAGAATTAGAAAAAGAAGATGAAAGTTAAAGCCTAGAACCAATCGCAATAACCCTGCCTATCACATTTATAAAACTTCCTTAAAGAAGTTGGGATGTGAACTAATCGTTATGTGGTGGATTCCTATATTAGACATCAGAAATTTGTATTTCTATATAGTTCAATATTAAACTAATATGTCGATTAAGTAATTCCAATTTTGTCTAACGATTTGTACACTCAAAGGTAAGAAAGTTAACTAATGATTTTTTGAAATAGCAGGACACTAATGAAAGAAACAATTGAAAAGCTCTGGAATGGTAAAAAATCGGAGAAAAAAATAGGACTGGCGCTGGGTGGCGGTGCAGCGTTGGGGGCTGCCCACGTAGGAGTATTACGGGCATTGGAAAAATCTGAAGTCGAGATTGACTACATAGCAGGTACCAGCATTGGGGCTATGGTAGGAGCATTTTATGCATTTGGCATGCCGGTAGATAAAATTGAAGATATTGCCCTGGATATTGATTGGCCGGATGTTTCCGGACTTGCCCTTTCTAAAATGGGCCTGTTGACTAATAATGCCATGGGTGAACAACTCGACAAACATTTAGGAGATGTGAAGTTTAATGAGGCTAATATTCCTTTTGCAGCAGTGGCAACGGATATTTCAAATGGAGAAAAAGTTATTCTTAAGAAAGGAGACGTATCGGATGCGGTAAAGGCCAGCACCTGTATTCCGGTACTTTTTGAACCTGTGGAAATTGATGGTCGATTATTGGTAGATGGTGGATTAAGAGAAAGTGTTCCTCTTTCAGCTATTCTGGATATGGGAGCAGATTTTAAAATCGGTGTAGACCTTAATGCATACAGAAATTATGAACGTCCAGAGAATATTTTGGACATCCTGAATAATACTCTTGAAATTGCACTTAAGCATTTGGCAAATGTGAATCGGAATAACATTGATCTGCTAATCCAACCTAAACTAGCACAGTTTAGCCGTTCGGAAACAGAAAATACGGCCGAGATGATAGAAAGAGGATTTCAGGCGGCTGAAGATTCGTTAAAAAGAAAGACAGGGAAAGTCGATTAACTCTTTCCATACACTGTAACGACACTACCGCGTGTTACCTCATTTTCTGGAGAGACAAGATGTGCAATTTGTTTAGCCAGCTGCTGGGGATTCGGCCAGTCTTCAAAATTAGCATCTGGCATGGCATCACGATTTTGGGGAGTGTCAATAACAGAGGGCGCAATAGCATTCACAAGGATATCATCCTCAACTACTTCGGCAGCCAAAGATTCGGTCAACGCTGCAACTCCGGCTTTGGCAACAGTGTAGGCCGTCATCCCTTTACCTTGTCGCGGTTCTAAGGCAGGACGTGCAGCAATATTGACAATTCGTCCGCCTGAATAGCCAGATGACCGCATAGCTTGAACCGCAGTGCGACATGAATTATAACAAGTCACCGTGTTTAACTGAATCTGCTTGTTGAAATCCGTAAGCGGAGTATCTTCAATATTTCCCACCCCGAATCCGCCGGCAATGTGGATGGATCCCCAAAGCGGTCCCTGGTATTCAATAGCATCCTTATAAAAAGATTGAGCTCGTTCTTCATCCGTTAGATCAATACCAGCTTGTGTAAAAACATTCTCGTGACTGCTCAACTCAAACGTTTCTTGCTCAGCCTCGTTAAAACAAGGCACGCTGCAGGGAGCACCCGAGCCTGCCAATAACTGAACCACGGCAGAACCTAAAACACCAGCTCCACCTGTAATCACAATGTGTCGATCATCAAAGTTAAAACCCATTAGTCAATTATTTTAGTTAAGATGCTTTTCATCAATATTTACCAACAAATTCTACCAGAAAAAAGGTCAAAAAACTGTTAATTCTCTTGCATAAGTTAATATTAATGTGAATATCAGTTTAGATAATTTTATTTTAATTAGTAGGTAATCAATTAAGATAAAGAAAATGGCTAACGTAATAAGTCTCAAAAAAAGTGAAGATATTGAGCAGCTGAAGGAAACATTAGATTTTGCTCAAAATATTATTGACGGAATCAGCGCACGAAAATACTCTGGTACCATCACGCTTAAAGAAGATCCCGTTGCCTATCAAAAACGAATCAGAGATGAGTGGAATTAGTGAACATACTCATTGATACGAATATTGCTCTTTACTTTTTAACAGGGGATAAAAAGCTGACTAACCTACTTGATAATGCAATCATCTATTTATCTTTTATTTCTGAACTGGAGTTACTTTCCTACCCCGAACTCGATAACAAAGAACAAGAATCAATCAATAATTTCATTCAGGAATGCGTAGTTGTTGATATCAATCCCCCTATTAAACAAAAGACAATTACCATTTGGCAACAATCAAATATCAAACTGCCTGATACCATTATTGCCGCAACGGCAATTTCTAAACAACTCCCTTTTCTATCGGCAGATAAAGATTTTGCACAAGTTCACGATCTACAATTGTTTTCATATGAACTATAATACTTTAAAGATCTTCAACATTTAATAATTGATATGAATATTTTTGCCATCATCATTTTAGCTACGCTGGGCATTGACTTTCTGCTTAATCTGGCAGCCGACTTTTACAATCTTAAATCACTGGACAAGGGATTACCCAATGAATTCAGTGATGTCTATGACGAAGAAACCTATGATAAATCCCAGCGCTACACCAAGGTTCGAACCAAGTTTGGTATACTGACCTCGGCTTTTAATCTGGTGATACTGCTAGTTTTCTGGTTTGCGGGTGGTTTTAACTGGCTGGACGGGCTCATCCGCAGCTGGGAGCTTGGCACCATCTGGACGGGCCTGGCATATATTGGAACCCTGCTGCTTGCCAAAAGTATACTTTCACTACCCTTTAGCTTGTATTCCACTTTTGTAATTGAAGAAAAGTTCGGGTTTAACGAAACAACCCTAAAGACCTTTGTTTTAGATCTGGTAAAAGGTCTTGGGCTAGGTATTCTGCTTGGCGGTCCCTTGCTAGCAGGTATCCTGGCTTTCTTTACGTTTATTGACCAATATGCATGGCTGTATGCATGGGGAGCGGTTACTGCTTTTACACTGATCATTCAGTTTGTTGCCCCACGATGGATTATGCCATTATTCAATGATTTTGAACCCCTTGAGGAAGGCGACTTACGGCAGAAAATCCGGAAATATGCCGATAAAGTTAATTTTGCACTCGAGGGAGTGTATGTGATGGACGGATCCAAGCGCAGCAGCAAATCTAATGCCTTCTTTACAGGGTTCGGGAAAAACAAACGCATAGCACTGTATGACACACTGATCGAAAATCACACTGAAAACGAACTGGTAGCGGTACTAGCTCACGAAATTGGTCACTATAAAAAGAAGCATATTTTTAAAAATATGGCTATCAGCATTGCCCAAACGGGTATTATGTTTTTTCTACTCTCAGTGTTCCTCAACTCACAGGGATTATATGATGCTTTTTATATGGAACAAATTTCTATTTATACGGGGCTTATTTTCTTTGGAATGCTCTATGCTCCCATTGATATGATTGTATCCGTCTTTATGCAGGTACTTTCGCGAAAATACGAATTTGAGGCTGATGAATTTGCTTCGACAACCTACCAGAAAGAACCAATGATTGAAGCTTTGAAAAAGTTATCTAAGGATAATCTTTCGAATCTTACCCCTCATCCATTTTATGTGTTCCTTAATTATTCACATCCGCCAGTGCTGGAACGTATTGAAACCATAAAGAAAAACTAAAAAGAAGAATAGAAGTATTGAATTTATTGCAGTTCAATCTCCCTCAATCCTCTTCTCCAAGAGGAACTTTACGATTCCGTAGTCCAAACAAAGAGTTCCTCCTTAGAAAAGGAGGGCAGGAGGATTGATTTAATTATTTGCCAGGCAGATAATTTTCCAGTACCCTGATTACATTCTCTAAACCATTGTACTTCCCGCTCTGAAAATCGCACAGTGGTATATCCAAGCTCTTCTAATTTTTTATCTCGTAGTTTATCCTCTTCATGTTTGAATTTATGAGAGTATCCATCTACTTCGATAACCAACTTTAGTTTGCGGGAAATGAAATCGACGATGTAGTCATCAATACAAAACTGACGGTTAAACTGGTATCCATGAAACTTTTTTGCTCGTAAAACTTCGCTCCAAAGTATAGCCTCTCCCTTAGTGCCATCTTTCCGAAGCTTCCGGGCCAGTTCTTTATGCTTTTTGTTGTAGTTTGATTTGTTTTTATCCATTATCTCTTGATGTTTTCTGGTTGTAATCTCTTTTCTTTCTTTGAAGTATTTTTAATGTAATAAATGGGTTCTTGCTTAGAAAAGGTAGGCAGAAGGATTGATCTTTCCGCTAAATAGATAAATTATGAGTTACATGTGGTCAATTTCCCTAAATCCCTCTTTTCTAATAGGGACTTTTGGATTCCTCAACTTAAACAATGACTTCTTCCTTGCCTGCGAGAATTCGGTGGGCGAAGGAAGTCAGGAGGATTGATAATGTAATAACTAGGTCAAATCCCATCCGTGCAAAATTGCAGTTAATTTTGTTACTTGTCATTCTGTAATCCCAATAAAAAGGACTCTCAATGCACAAAGAAACCCAAGCGATCCATGCCGCCATGGAAGTGGTCAACAATAATCCCGATATCGTGCCGCCGGTGCATCGCTCTACGGTGTACCAGCTGGATAAAGAAGGTAGAAGCGAGGGGGACTGGCATTATACGCGGCTCGAAAATCCCAATCGAGTACAATGGGAACATGTATTAAAAGTGATGGAAGATGGAGAGGCCGCAGCAGCTTTTTCCAGTGGTGTAGCGGCAGCAGCAGGAGTATTTCAATCGCTTGAACCCGGAGATCATATTATTATTCCCGAAGATGTATATGCCGGAAATCGCAAGTTAGTCAATAATATCATGAACCCGTGGGGACTGGAATCTGATTTTATTGACATGACGGATCTTACAAACATCAAAAACCACCTCAAAGAAAATACCAGCCTCATCTGGATTGAAAGTCCCTCCAACCCATTGATGAATATCATGGATATTGAAGCGATCTGCGATTTAGCGCATGAAAATGGGGCTGTGGTTTGTGTAGATAACACGTGGCCCACGCCTGTCAACCAGATGCCGCTAAAGCTAGGGGCAGATTTGGTTATCCATTCTACAACAAAATACTTTGGCGGGCACAGTGATATTCTAGGCGGAGCTGTTATCAGCAAGGAGCAAGATGATTTTTTTGAGCAGATCCGCATGGTTCAACGAACAGGAGGCGCCGTGCCCTCACCCGATGACTGCTGGATGCTGGCTCGAAGCACACGCACCATGCCCTATCGGATGAAAGGTCATAATAACAATGCAGAACGCCTTGCTTTTTATCTGCAAGATCATCCCAAAGTACAAGATGTCTTTTATCCGGGATTACCCAGCCACGACGGGCATAAAATTGCCAAAAAACAAATGAGCGGATTTGGAGGGATGATTTCCTTTTTGATTAAAGGACCCCAACAAGACGCAATCGAAATTGTTGGCAGATCAAAACTGATTGGCCGAGCAACTAGTCTGGGGGGCGTAGAAAGCACATGGGAACATCGCCGCAGCAGTGAAGGCGAAGGCTCGATAACACCCAAAAACCTAATTCGTATTAGCGTGGGACTAGAGCATCCCGATGATCTTTTGGAAGATCTGGAGCAGGCGCTGGGTTAAACTAGTAGTATTACCAGTAAGAATGTAAAGTCATTATCCCAGTGAATGTATCTATCTGCGTCAACGATTTTGTTATTTTTGGTCGCTGGTATTGTAATACGTAATGGTTTTATCGAGTGACATTCCGTATCGCTCTGCCTGGAGAAACCATTCGGTTAGTTCAAACTTTTTATAGCTTAATGTTCAGGCTGAATTCTTTTTCAGCCTGAACATTCATTACAAGCTTATAATGTGAAATTTATTTTCGAGCAGTGCAGGCATAAACATGGTGTTATTTTCGAAGTCGATAAAGAAATCAGCAGGTCCGCCCAATGGGGCACCCAGCTTGACTGAAGTAATTTCACCTGAACTTAGGTTTAGTTTTTTGATGCCCCCCTTCTTTTCAAAACCAACCCAATCTGAGAAATAAAGCATGCCATCGCGATATTGCGCACCGTCCAGTTGCCCTTTGTAATCGCCGATTACTTCATGGGAAAGCGGATCGAGATTAATTCGGTAGATTGGACCATTCGGTTTGTTATCGTCCCCAAATCCTACGCAATACAGCGTCATATTATCTTCAGATAAAGTCAGCCCATTAGGCCCCTTCATAGCCGGCAGGTCTAGTAATTGATAGGAATTTTGTCCAACGTTTATGCGGATGATTTTGCCTGCATTGCTGTCGCTGACGAATAGCGTTTCCGGAGCTTTGGCTA from Fodinibius salinus carries:
- a CDS encoding aspartate carbamoyltransferase catalytic subunit, whose protein sequence is MAEEIELQHNDHDFEQQHLLGLADYSKEDIQYVLDQAQYFREILDRPVPKVPTLRDKTIVNLFYEDSTRTRLSFELAQKRMGADVVNFSKGSSSVKKGESLKDTIRNISSMKIDMVVVRHSSPGVPHFLTRCVDAATINAGDGQHEHPTQALLDMFTMQQVHPDLAGKNIAVIGDIAHSRVVRSNIIGLLKLGANVTVCGPKTMMPAYVNELGADVSYNLDQTLEWCDIAMALRIQLERQEEGTELFPSIREYHQMFGIRMEHLKRYPDFVIMHPGPVNRGVEMESQVADSDRSIILSQVTNGVAVRMAILYLLSGGTRI
- the pyrR gene encoding bifunctional pyr operon transcriptional regulator/uracil phosphoribosyltransferase PyrR, encoding MNTVKIMSADDLDRTYLRFAHQIVEPHDKPEQLALIGMQTRGVYMGKRIVKLIEQQFDFAPDFGVLDVTFYRDDFRTNLKMPQVKVTEIPFDLYGRDVILIDDVLYTGRTVRSAMDALMDYGRPRSIKFCCMVDRGHRELPIAADYVGSDLPTHVQEEVRVKVNELDGEDAVYVIQNPEEES
- a CDS encoding alpha/beta hydrolase, with product MSLFRVDPDNPFSGPHQNQPVVTGGVSMDDANIGMILIHGRGASAQSMMLFAEEFTRDDIHYRAIQASRHTWYPRSFLAPKEMNQPGISSGLQFIHEEITQINNAGIPTNKIMLLGFSQGACLTTEFAARHPQYYGGIVGFSGGLIGEEVKSQNYSGSLKQTPVFLGCSDRDPHIPQERVDRTEQIFSQLEADVTKKIYKEMGHTVNENEIKFVNGMLNNM
- a CDS encoding ring-cleaving dioxygenase yields the protein MSKYRGLHHISVIAGDPQENYDFYVKKLGMRMVKKTVNQDDPTKYHLFYANSEGSPGSSLTFFPWPRARQGDSGSGEATAVSLAVPESSLDYWQERLDEQNIPYSGPLIRFGKKYLSFKDPDGLQLHLVFDGQKIDLKSWNKSPVPDKYQIQGFWSTTLRLHEMDHTEQVLTSILGFKKVASEENATLYKTESELGHSVIIEEVPFSQGQSGAGIVHHVAFQTEDAEDLKELRHEVLRFGLQPTEIIDRHFFKSVYYRTPGGVLFEMATHGPGYFVNSDPSEDQAQKLELTPWHETRRTEIEAALPTIEV
- a CDS encoding ring-cleaving dioxygenase — its product is MAEKGIHHITAIAGDPQRNYEFYTQVMGLRLVKKTVNFDDPSSYHLYYGNESGDPGSIITFFTWPHMQKGKPDRGQVVSVAFAVPTTSKQFWIEHLEDQDVSFEDPFERFGKEVIGFQDPDGLYVELVFSPGVDGTEGWGEGVVPQKHAIRGIHGVSLAEKNYEGTGRLLEYELGFELTDQLDNRYYYTSGSEIGSVIEVIDQFQPNGRAGRGTVHHIAFRSEDEQEQQAICEQLYHKGYHLTEVKDRTYFKSVYFHEPGGILFEVATDPPGFTVDENLEDLGSSLTLPDNLEPYRHKLEADLPELNN
- a CDS encoding patatin-like phospholipase family protein — protein: MKETIEKLWNGKKSEKKIGLALGGGAALGAAHVGVLRALEKSEVEIDYIAGTSIGAMVGAFYAFGMPVDKIEDIALDIDWPDVSGLALSKMGLLTNNAMGEQLDKHLGDVKFNEANIPFAAVATDISNGEKVILKKGDVSDAVKASTCIPVLFEPVEIDGRLLVDGGLRESVPLSAILDMGADFKIGVDLNAYRNYERPENILDILNNTLEIALKHLANVNRNNIDLLIQPKLAQFSRSETENTAEMIERGFQAAEDSLKRKTGKVD
- a CDS encoding SDR family NAD(P)-dependent oxidoreductase, whose translation is MGFNFDDRHIVITGGAGVLGSAVVQLLAGSGAPCSVPCFNEAEQETFELSSHENVFTQAGIDLTDEERAQSFYKDAIEYQGPLWGSIHIAGGFGVGNIEDTPLTDFNKQIQLNTVTCYNSCRTAVQAMRSSGYSGGRIVNIAARPALEPRQGKGMTAYTVAKAGVAALTESLAAEVVEDDILVNAIAPSVIDTPQNRDAMPDANFEDWPNPQQLAKQIAHLVSPENEVTRGSVVTVYGKS
- a CDS encoding type II toxin-antitoxin system VapC family toxin, whose protein sequence is MELVNILIDTNIALYFLTGDKKLTNLLDNAIIYLSFISELELLSYPELDNKEQESINNFIQECVVVDINPPIKQKTITIWQQSNIKLPDTIIAATAISKQLPFLSADKDFAQVHDLQLFSYEL
- a CDS encoding M48 family metallopeptidase translates to MNIFAIIILATLGIDFLLNLAADFYNLKSLDKGLPNEFSDVYDEETYDKSQRYTKVRTKFGILTSAFNLVILLVFWFAGGFNWLDGLIRSWELGTIWTGLAYIGTLLLAKSILSLPFSLYSTFVIEEKFGFNETTLKTFVLDLVKGLGLGILLGGPLLAGILAFFTFIDQYAWLYAWGAVTAFTLIIQFVAPRWIMPLFNDFEPLEEGDLRQKIRKYADKVNFALEGVYVMDGSKRSSKSNAFFTGFGKNKRIALYDTLIENHTENELVAVLAHEIGHYKKKHIFKNMAISIAQTGIMFFLLSVFLNSQGLYDAFYMEQISIYTGLIFFGMLYAPIDMIVSVFMQVLSRKYEFEADEFASTTYQKEPMIEALKKLSKDNLSNLTPHPFYVFLNYSHPPVLERIETIKKN
- a CDS encoding endonuclease domain-containing protein — encoded protein: MDKNKSNYNKKHKELARKLRKDGTKGEAILWSEVLRAKKFHGYQFNRQFCIDDYIVDFISRKLKLVIEVDGYSHKFKHEEDKLRDKKLEELGYTTVRFSEREVQWFRECNQGTGKLSAWQIIKSILLPSFSKEELFVWTTES
- a CDS encoding trans-sulfuration enzyme family protein — its product is MHKETQAIHAAMEVVNNNPDIVPPVHRSTVYQLDKEGRSEGDWHYTRLENPNRVQWEHVLKVMEDGEAAAAFSSGVAAAAGVFQSLEPGDHIIIPEDVYAGNRKLVNNIMNPWGLESDFIDMTDLTNIKNHLKENTSLIWIESPSNPLMNIMDIEAICDLAHENGAVVCVDNTWPTPVNQMPLKLGADLVIHSTTKYFGGHSDILGGAVISKEQDDFFEQIRMVQRTGGAVPSPDDCWMLARSTRTMPYRMKGHNNNAERLAFYLQDHPKVQDVFYPGLPSHDGHKIAKKQMSGFGGMISFLIKGPQQDAIEIVGRSKLIGRATSLGGVESTWEHRRSSEGEGSITPKNLIRISVGLEHPDDLLEDLEQALG